TTCATAGCGAGGATTTTCCTGACTTTAGACATAGAAAGTCCATAGGCGTGGATAGTTTTGATACAGTAGATTATGAACATCCGTATATGCTTATACCTGTTCCTTTATCAGGTTTTGAGCTTGTTCCTTATTTACCGAAGTGAAGGAGGTCGGGTGATGATCACCGACAAATCTTAAGAATTAAATTAAGAGGAGGTATTATGAAACTACGAGAAATCAAGGCCCTTGCAAAGGGGAAAGACGTTAAGGCCGGTAATATGAAAAAAGCAGAACTTATTAAAGCTATTCAAAAGGCTGAAGGTAATGCTGATTGTTTTGGGGCTGCAACATCAGGAGAATGTGATCAGACGAATTGTCTCTGGAGAGAGGATTGTTTGAACCTGAATAACAGGTGAGGATTATACGAGGAGGGTCAGATGAAGAA
This genomic stretch from Nitrospirota bacterium harbors:
- a CDS encoding SAP domain-containing protein, producing the protein MKLREIKALAKGKDVKAGNMKKAELIKAIQKAEGNADCFGAATSGECDQTNCLWREDCLNLNNR